GCAATGGTGCGCACGTATGCTATCGAGCGCATCCTCACTGCTTATCGCGAGCAATTGCGTCCGTACCGCGCGGCACATTGGTTCCTTTATCCATTGGCGAGCATGCTCTTCTTCTACAATTGCCTGATTGCTGCCTTCTCGCGCCGCATTTCGTGGCGCGGCATTCGCTACGAATTGCGCGCTCCGGATCACACCATCGTTCTCTCGTGAGGACGCGAAAGCACGCGCGACGATTCGCGGGGCGAGGGGATGGGTTGGAGGAAGGCGGATTTTGTGCTATGTTTTCCGCCGAGCTTTGACTTTGAGGCGACGACGTCAACGGGGAGTGCGGATGAAGGCGCGCGTGAGACAACTTTGGTGGATTTTTCTCCTCTTCGCTGCACTCCCATGGGCCTGGCCGCAAGAGAGAGCGGCTCTCCCTGGACTGCCGCGCTTCGCGCGGGTCGCTGACGGCCTTTATCGTTCGGGGCAACCGAGCGAGACGGGATTTCAGTATCTCGCCCAACTGGGGGTGAGGACGGTGATTGACCTACGCGGACCGGGCGAGCGCGCCGCGCGCGAGCGAGCGCTCGTGGAATCGCTTGGCATGCACTATGTGAACATCCCCTTGAGCGGATGGCGGCCCCCTCGGGATGAGGCCGTTCTCCACGTCCTGATGCTTCTCGCCGATCCTGCTGCTCGTCCCGTCCTCGTCCACTGTCGTCGTGGAGCCGATCGCACGGGCGTCATTATTGCGCTCTATCGCATCCTCTACGAGGGTTGGGATCCCGAGCGCGCCTATCGCGAGATGCGCGCCTTCGGCTTCCGATGGTATTTGCGGGGAATGAAGCGATATGTGTGGGAGGCGCCGGAACGATTGCGAACTTTGATGGCCGTGCGAACCCTTCACCCATGACGATCAGCATCGCCATGACGGTGGTCCTTCCTCATGCGCCGATCCTGATCGGCGCCGTGGGCGGCGAACTGGTGCGTCAGGCCGCTCCCTTGGTGAAGGCGATCGAGTCCCTGGCGCGCGCGATCGCGCATGTGAATCCGGAGACGGTCGTCCTCGCTACCCCTCATGCTCCTGTCGCGTTCCACGCCTTCGGCATCCACCTCGGGGACGTCTTGCGTGGCTCGTTCGCTCATCATGGGCTTCCGTCACTCATCCTTCAGTTCGAGAACGATCTGGCGCTCGTGGACGAGATCATCAGCGAGGTCCTCGATCATCGGATGCAGGTCTTCGAGATCCCTGAGGGAGCGCCCCTCGATCATGGAGCGCTTGTGCCCCTCTATTTCCTTCGCGAAGCGAGATGGCAGGGCCGCCTCGTGGTCCTGGGCAGCTCTTATCTCCCCGATCGCGACCATATCAGCTACGGACGATGCGTTGAACGTGCGGTGCGCGCGCTCGGACGTCGCGCTGTCTTCATTGCCAGTGCGAACCTGAGCCATCGCTTGAGCAAGACGACTCCCTATGGCTATCACCCTCGCGCCGCCGATTTCGACCGCGAGATCGTCTCCTCCTTGGAATGCGGAGATCTCGCTCGGCTCTCTCAAATCGAGCCCGAGCTGCGCGATCTCGCCGTCGAATGCGGCCATCGTCCGATCTTGATCGCGGTCGGAGCGGTTGCAGAGACTCCATTTCAGCACCGCGTCCTCGCCTATGCCCATCCCTTTGGCGTCGGCCACGTGGTCGCCGTCCTTGCCGATCACCGCCAGGGAGAGTCTGCGTTCGCGAGATGAATGACAATCGGGAGCTGAAGATGCGACGAAGATCGGTTGGGATCACCCTGTCGCTTATTGCGGGACTTGCGGCGCTCGGACTCCCGTCGAAGGAAGAGCCGCGCGCGGCGAAACGTCAAGAACCGACGCTCGAGTTAGCCCACCTTTCGGTGAACGATCATGAGGACATCGTGTACACGACTCCCGAAGGCATCTTCTTGAAGAGCGGCCCGCGTCCGCTTCGGCTTGTAGCAGTCGGTGAAGAGGCGCCGATGACACGTGGCGCTCGTTTCCGAGCGTTCGGTCCCCTGCGGATCAATCGGCGGGGAACTGTGGTGTTTCACGCTACCGTAGACGGGGGTGAGATTTCAAGCGGACTCTTCGTCGTCCGAGCCCGCGCGCGCGCTCGTCCCCTCGTGCTCGCTGGGCAACCGGCACCGCAGACGCGTGGGTACTTCTCCGCCTTTGAGCGGTTGGAACTCACGGATCGCATCCGCGTATTCGGCCTCCTGCCGGTCCCGGAGACGGAAGTCGTCGTCTTCCGAGCCCTCGTCCGTGAGGGAGAACGAACGCGAAGCGGGCTTTTCTTCGTTCTCCTCGCGGGAGGAGATGTGGGTGCTCTCGTCCTTCAAGGACAACCCATCGGCGTTCGTCGGGGACGCTATCGCGCATTCGGCGATTTCTCCACGCTCTCCATTGACGCTTTTCCGTTGGGGACCGTGCGCATCGCCTTTATCGCAGAGTTAGAGGGAGACGAGGCGTCAGAGGGAATCTTCCTGATGACGCTCTTTCCCCAGCTCAGCGAATTCGCCCGACCGATCGCCCTTTCTGGAGAGGATGCTCCGGGAGGCCCAGGCCTTGGACGTTTCGACCAATTTCGCTCCGTCTCGTTGAACCGAAACGAGCTGGCTTTCGTCGCGACTCTGACCGGCGAGCGCGCTAGCGAGGGAATTTTCCAAGCGATCACTGTCGGTCCCCTCGTCTTCTTCCAGTCGAAAGTCATGCAAGGAGGCAACGTTCCTTTCGGTCCAGGGCGCTTCGAGCGCTTCGGCGAGTTGAGCAGCAATAACCAGGAGCAACTCGTCTTTCGCGCGACAGTCGTCGGGAGGGACGCGCCCGAAGGGCTCTACCTGGTCAGCTTGGGACCGTTGACCATCACCACGACGGTCGCCGAGATCGGCGATCGGGCTCCTGAGCGAGATGGCCGAATTGCACGGATCGGCGAGTTCGTCTTACTCGAAAATGGCAAGACTTACTTCCAAGCCTCGCTCACTGATGGGGATGCGCGTGAGGCCATCTATATCGGCTCAGCGCGGCGCATCTTCCCAACAGGAATTCAGCGCTGAAACCGGCCACGATAGAAGGATGACGCTCCTCACGTCGCCGCTCATCGAAGAATCGCACTAGGGATCGAACAAGAGCGGCTCATGGGAGCCACTCATTCGATGGCGTAGTCTTCATCATCACATTGATCTGCAAGACGAGCCAGCGGATCTCGCGGGCGAGGCGCGCCTTCTCAGTCAAATCTTTCGCGCGAGCGAATTCTCGCCGCAGCTCGGTCAACTCGCGGTGCAGCGAGAGTTCGAGGGGAGCGAGCCCGGCGTTCTTCAAGACCTTGTTCGCCAATCGCCGTTCGGGCGGCTCCAGAGGATCGCAAGAGAGGTCTAAGGGTCGCCCTTTGAGTGAGAGGTTATCAAGGGCTCCTTGTTCGATCGCCTCCGCGATCTTTCTCTCGGCGATGAGTCGAAGAACGTCTATCCCTTCAGCCTCCATCATCGATCCTAGTGCTGGCTGACAATCTCCCCGGCCTTCACTTCACCAGAGCGTTCAATTCGAAGCGGCTTCAGAGAAGCTAACGAGCGATCCCCCCCGAGTCGTTTTCTCAATGACGATTCGCGCACAATTTGAGAAGATACGGTCTTCCCGAAAGCGAATGTCGCTCGAATATTGGCATTCATGAAGACGGGCAGGCCCGTGAACGGCTCATCTCGTCGTGGGCGCCCCCACGTCTGGCCGTTATCGGCCGAAAAATATGTGCGAAGAAATTGTGCGGGACTTCGATCAAAAGCCAATGCGATCCCCGTTTGCTCAATCGGGTCGGAAGGGAACTGAAGTCCAACGTAGACGACACCAGATTCAATGGTCACGGGGGGATCAATGGGAAGGTCTATGACTTCGCCGATCATCTCGATCGTCCGAGGAATCGGGAGCATTTTATCGAATAGGACCGTGGCTTGATTCAAAGGAGGCGGTGCTGCGTCGAATCGGTCGCTCTCGCCAGCGAGCACGAGTACGCGGATGGATTTACCACTTGGGTCGGGAAGATCGCGGAAGCGAAAGAAGGGATGACTGATGGCGACGAGCCGCGCTGGATAGCGGCTAGGGCGGAACCGGTTAAGGATAATCCCGCCTGATGGTCCGGCGAAAAATTGGGCCGAGAGCAACCCATCATCAACTTGGTGCGATTCTAGCCCTGTAAAAGAGGCTTGTCCTGTTCCGAGCGAAGCCAAGTTTTCGATGGTCACGGTATATTCGGCTGCCGAGCCCGCGTAGTGCTGAATGCCGATCACGAGCTTTCGCGCGAACCCATCGTTGGGCAGCGGCTCCCCGTCTCGGATTCGCACGCCCTTCGGTTGCAGGTACAGGACGATGGCGTAGTGTGGCTGATCGCGCCGGGGCCAGGATTCCGGACGTTGATCCGTCGCCATCTGGACGTCGCTCATAGCCTTGAAGCCGTCGACGAAGAACGTTCGATCATCTACGAGCATGCCGATCCAGAAGTCAAGATCGATCGCCTGTTGGGCTTGTTGCCCTGAGGTCGCCGGTCTCCAATCAGCTGTGATCCGGAGAGGGATCGGTCCATCTCCCGGAGCCGCTGCGCCAAGTGCATCGGGATCGGCGACGACCCAATCGTGGATGTCACCGACCTCAATGTCGAATTGGCTGAAGAACGTCTCCAACTGCTCGCTGCGGCTTCCCTTATCGCCACGCGCGACGCGCCCTCGGAAGACGACCTTCTCACCCGGGCGCGGGAAAGGAACGACCTGCGCCGTCAACGGGGTATCATTCGGTTCCTCTTCCGGAACGACCATGCCCTCCTGATCTTGAGAGTGCGTAGGAGGAGCGAAATCCCGTGCCGACGGCCTCGTCGGAGGCATCAGGTCGAGGATCAACGGGACGAGAACGAAGGAGCAAGCGAGAACCCTTTGGTGTCTTCTCATCGAAATTACCTCGCGTGCCGATCTCTCATCCAACACCGCCTTATGTGTAGCATCGTGCCTAAGCGCCGTCAAGGACGCTGAGGAAAAACTCGGGCTCGGCGCTCGTCCCTCATCCGACGGCGGCTGTGGACTCGATCGCGCGAAGCATCTCCTCGTCCGTCGCGAACTTGAACCATTCGAGACCGCGCCGCTCGGCCTCACGCCGTTCCACGTCTTCCAGACGTTGGACATCGGGATACTCGACGAAGCGCACGCCGCGCGCGCGAAGGTGCGTTCGGAAGGCCTCGAGGCGTTCGGCGAGATCTTCCACTGATTCGATGGGAAGGCGCTCCACGTAATGCAGGAGCGCTTCGGCTCCTCGCTCGCCATCTTGCTTAGCCTTCCCGACCAAGCCGTCGGACGCTTTTCGCGACCATCCGGCGACGAAGAGGCCTTCGAGGACCGCGCCTTTCTCGGGGTCGTATACCTGATAGGCCTCATCGCCCGGATGATGCGGGTCCGGATGCGGATTGGTCACGTATTCCGTCCCTCGAACGGGCAAGCCGAAGCCCTCATCCACTGTGTCGCCGACGGCGAAGATGACGGTATCGCACGGGATGTCCCAGAACGTTCCCAAGCCTTTGGCGACGATCGAATGATCGCGACGCACCAACTCTGTGTCCTCGACGCGCAGGGCGATCGGACGGCCTTCGGGGCCGAGAACGATCTCCTTCGGCGCGCACAGGAATCGAAAGCGGAATCGCGTGGGACTCGGGCCCTCTTCCGGCGGAGCGTCTACGTATTTCGTCAGCTCGCGATACAGCTCTTCGACATTCTCGCCGAGCGCTTCCAGGCGCGCTCGAATGCGCTCCAACTCCTGACGCAGATCCTCCACATCGAGGTTGGCCGCAATGGCCTTGAACTCCTTATCCGTGTAGGCACGTTGGCCGGGCCCGCGGCGAGCGACGGCGATGACTTCTTCCACCTTGCGCGCGTGCACGAGATAATGCGCGATGTCCACCATCACGTTGCCGATGCCGATGATCGCCACGCGTTGGCCGATGAGGAAAGTGCGCTGACTGAAAGGAGGGAGATTGTTGTAGTGGTAGACGAGATCCTTGGCATGATAGACGCCCGGCGCCTGTTCGCCGGGAATCCCGAGGAACTTCGTCCCCTGAGCGCCCGTAGTGATCAAAACGGCCGCAGGTCGCAACAGCTCGCGCACTTCGTCCAGGGTGATGTCCCCATTCTTCCCCACGCGAACGTGCCCGAAGTAATGAACACGAGGATGGGCGAGAATGCGCCGGAATTGCTTCCGAATCCCTTCTTTCATCCGGTGCTTCGTGAAATAGATGCCATATTCGGCGAGTCCGCCCGGCTTGATATCTCGATTCAAAAGGACAATATGATGGCCGGCTTCAACGAGCTTTCCCGCCGCATAGATTCCCGCCGGGCCCGCGCCGATGATAGCGATCAGTCGAGAAGTCATTGGCGTCGTCATCGTTCTCACCTCCTTGGATGTCTCTGAAGCGAAAACCTGGGGAGCGATCGGTGAAGAGACAGGCATCGCGTTGTGGTTCTCTCCGCATATGCACCGAATTCGCTCGCTACCGCAACTCCGATTCTAGGGGGGGAGGGACGTGGACGTCAACTCCCCGTGGGGATGGACCATGAAGCCCAGCGGTAGAATTCGATCCCATCGCGCCGCTCGCACTGAACCGCGCCTTCGGCGAGGGCGAAGTCCAAATGCGCGATCGTTTCCGAGAGCGCGAGAAATCGTTGATCGGCGCGGGCGTCGGGAAACAGACGCAAGGACAGTTCCCACGGCGTTAACGCTTGTGTGCCGAGAGCCGCACGCATGGCCTCTTGTCGCTGCCGGACATGACGATGGATGTCGCGCCAGTAGGTCTCGAAATCGTCGACCTCCTCCCCGTGGCCGGTGACGACGAGCGTCGGGGCCAAGTCTCGCAATTGATCCACGCTCATGAGAAAACGGCGAAGGGAGGGGAAGCGTCGGTGTCCATCCCGAGGATCGGGATTCAACACGGGATTCGGCGTGATGTGCTTCAAGACCGTATCTCCAGCAATAAGGATACGCCGACTTGGGGAGAAGAGGCCAATATGGCCAGGCGTATGTCCGGGGGTGTGCACGACGCGCCAGGATTCGCGCTCGAACGGGAGTTCGTCCCCATCCTCCAAAAGCGCGACTTCTGAAATCGGAGCGATCAATTCCCGAAGCTTCCAACGCAGGACTTCGAATTGAGCGATGACCTCTTCCGGAACGCCGAGTTCGGCGAGCAGATGGCGATACGCCGCATAGTCGAAAGTAGGACGCAGGCGCTCGACCTCCCAAGGATGAGCATAGACAGTGGCCCCTGAGAGCGCTTGCAACCGCGCTGCTTGTCCCGCGTGATCCTCGTGCGAGTGGGTGAGGACGATCCGGCGAATTTGTTCCAGCGAGAAGCCACAAGCTCTCACTTGTTCGCGTAAGGCCGCGAAGGCCTCATCGGTTCGCGGACCAGAATCCACGAGCGTGATCGGATCTTCCGCAAGCAGGGTGACGTTGACCGGACCGACGGGGAATGGCGTCGGGATGCGCAGCCGATGGATCTTCATCCTGTCCCTCCCGCCAAGGGCCCTCCTTCATTCATACGTGAGCGCCAAAAGCTCGATCGGATGCATGACGCGAATCGGAAGGCCAGCGCGTCGCACGCCACGACGAAGATACATGAGGCAGCCGGCATTGCCCGTGAGCAACACGTCGGCACCCGTTCGGCGAAGATGTTCGAGCTTCCGTTGAAGCAGTCGCTCGGCGAGTTCGGGATGGCGCAGGTTGTAGATTCCGGCGCTCCCGCAGCACATCTCCGATTCGACCAATGGGACGAAAGTGATGCCGGGGATGCGTCGAATCACTTCAAGCGGCGCCGTCGTGACGCGCTGTGCGTGATACAGGTGGCACGGGGCATCGTAGGTGACCGTGAGCTTCATCGGACGCGGTCCTGGGCGCAATCCGATCTCGACGAGATACTCCGAGATGTCGCGCACGCGCGCGGCGAAGGCTCGAGCGCGTGCGGCATATTCGGGATCCTCCGCGAGGAGTTCTCCATATTCTTTGAGCATGGCGCCGCAGCCTGCAACATTGACGACGATAGCTTCGACGGTATGGCGTTCGAAGAGGCGAATGTTCCTTCGCGCCAAGGCGCGCGCCGTCTCGATTTCTCCAGCATGGGCGTGCAGAGCGCCACAGCATACCTGATCCGGCGGATCCTCGACAGCACAACCATGCGCGATCAGGACGTCTTTCGTCGCGCGGTTCGTCCATTCGAACAGCTCCCGGGCGACGCATCCCGCGAAGAAGGCGACGCGCCGCTTTGCATCCCGCGGCAAGGGGGACGGGGATGCTCGCCGTTGGTTCGATGGCGAGAGAGCGGCATCGTCTTCGGAGGACGTCGCCATCAGCAATTCCAGAGCGAGCTGTAGACGGGTCGGAAGGAATTCTCGTTCGAGAAGCTTCCGCATCGAGGCTCGGCGACGCAGCCATCGCGCCGGTGCGAGGAACCACTTCAAGCGTCTCGGCGACGTGAAGATGTGATTCAAGAGGAACCGCATGCTTCGCTCTCCGATGGTCACTCGTTGGCGCGCGAGATCGGCACGCATCGCTTCCAGTATTCGCCCATAGTGCACGCCCGAGGGGCATACCGTCTCGCACGCGCGGCAGCCGAGGCACAGGTCTATGTGGCGAGTGAGCGCTTCGGAGGTCATCGGCAGGCGTCCTTCAGCCGCCGCTCGCATGAGATAGAGGCGCCCGCGCGGCGAATCGTTCTCATCGCCGAGCTGTAAATACGTCGGGCATGCGCTCACGCAGAGCCCGCAATGAATGCACGCGAGCAATTTCTCTGCCTCGCGATCCAGAGCGCGCACAACAGCCGTCATCATTATCTCCTCATAAGCCCGCGACGAATCGGCCGGGGCTCAAAATGCGCTTCGGATCGAACGCGCGCTTGAGCGCTTGCATGAGCGGTAGGCTCGACCCTACGTCGCCCCATACGTCCACGTGCCGCTTCAGCTTCGGCGGCGCGTGTTCGACGATCACTTGTCCCCGGCGAGTCGCCCATGTCGTTCGTAAATCGGTGATCGAGTGCCCCACTTGGGGCAGGTCAGCCTCGCTCTCAATCCCCAGCTTCCCTCCAATATGAACGATGCCCGTTCCCGGCTGCGCAAGGAGATATGGCAAATCGAGCCACTCGCTTAGCGCGCGTTCGCTCGTGTGCAGAGCTTCGACCGTGTGTGCGGGAAGCACGCTGAGCCGGAGCCGAAGGTCCGTCGGAATGAGTCGGTGAAGTCGGCTGAGCTTCTCCCATGTCGCGCGACTCGCTTCGTTCTCGAGTTCAATGAGCTCCAATGAGAGCGAGTGTGCGAGCGCTTTCGCACGCTCGACCTGATAGGCAACCGCCGGAGCCGTCTCCAGAAATCGCACGAGCAACGCTTTCTGCCCATGCCCCAACGGAGACATCGCTGCCTCGTTGGCCAGCAGCAAAGCGGCTGGGAGCAATTCCGATTGCAAGATCTCCCGCGCGCCGGACGCGAGCGTTTCCCAAGCCGCATCGAGGAAGAGAAGCGTCGCTTCGGCTTCGGGAAGCGGGCGGAGTTTGAAATTCACGCGGGTGATGATGCCCAACGTCCCAAAGCTGCCGACGAAGAGTTTGTTGAGATCGTATCCGGTGACATTTTTGACGACGCGTCCGCCTGCGCGGATGCGCGTTCCGTCTGCTTGTGCGACTTCCAGGCCGATGATCGCGTCGCGCGGTCGTCCGTAGCCATGGCGCAGAGGACCGAAGTCATCAGCTGCCGCGATGCCTCCCACGGTCGCGCGATCCGCATCGGGAGGATCGAAGGGCAACCATTGCCGGTATGGAAGGGCCACTCGATTGAACGTTTCCAACGGGCATCCGGCTTCGAGACTCGCCGTGAGATCGGCTGGTTCATACTCCAGGATGCGATTCATGCGGCGCGTCGAGAGCAAGATATCCACGCGTTCCGGAAGATTGCCGAACGAGAGCCGCCGGCCCGATCCCATCGGCACGACCGCCAGGTCCTGCGCATGCGCCAAGCGTAGGACGGCCGCGACCTCCTCGCTCGTCTCCGGGAGGACGACAAACGATGGACGCCGATCATCAATGGCGTAGGCCTCGGGGGCCGGGCACAGAATGTTCGCCTCCCCCACGATGGAGATCAACGCTCGCTCTACCTCGTTCGCTTTTTGAAGCGTCGTCATGGACCTTCAAAACGCGCGGCAGCGTCGCACGGGAAGGACCTTTCCGGGATTGCAAAGCCCTTCCGGGTCGAACACGGCGCGCACGCGCGCCATCGCCTCCAGGTCGTCCTCAGTGAAGACGAGAGGCATGTAGGCGATCTTGTCCAATCCGACGCCATGTTCGCCCGTGAGGGAACCGCCGACGCGAACGCAGAGTTCCATGATCTCGCGGCAGGCTTCCTTCACTCGCTGTACCTCATCGGGATTTCGCCCATCGAAGCAAATGTTGGGATGCAGATTCCCATCGCCTGCGTGAAAGACGTTCGCCATGCGGAGACCATATCGCGCCGCGATGCGGTAAATCTCGGGTAGGACTTCGGGGAGTTTACTGCGTGGAATCACCGCGTCCTGCACCATGAGGTCAGGACTGATCCGCCCGAGCGCGCCGAACGCCCCCTTGCGGCCGGCCCATAAGCGGGCTCGTTCGCCCTCATCGCGCGCGACGAGGATCTGACGCGCACCGTTTGCGCGACAGATCTCGAAAATGCGCCCAGCGTCGTATTCGACGCTCGCCGCTAGCCCATCCACCTCGATGAGCAACACGGCCGCTGCGTCCGTTGGCAAGCCGGCCGCATAGACGGAAGCTTCGACGGCTTCGATCGTGGCGCGATCCATCATCTCCAAGGCCGAGGGCAAAATCCCAGCGGCGATGATCGCCGAGACGGCGCGGCTGGCGTCTTCCACGCTCAAGAAGTCGGCGAGCAGGGTCTTCACCGCTTGCGGTCGTCGCGTGAGACGAACGGTGATCTTCGTCGCGATCCCAAACGTCCCTTCGGAGCCGATGAAGAGGCCGAGCAGGTCATATCCTATGGCGTCCGTCCCATGACCGCCGAGCGTCACGATCTCTCCATCAGGCAAGACGACGTCGAGCCCCAGGATGTGATGTACGGTCATGCCATACTTCAAGCAGTGCGGACCGCCGGCATTCTCCGCGACGTTTCCACCCAACGTACAGGCCATCTGACTGGAAGGATCCGGGGCGTAGAAATATCCGGCGTCGGCCACCGCGCGCGTGAGCATCAGGTTGATCACTCCGGGCTCCACGACCGCGAGCTGGTTCTCGTAATCGATCTCCAGAATGCGATTCATCCGAGCGAGTTCGAGGATTACGCCTCCTTCGACCGCGACGGCTCCGCCACTCAGTCCCGTGCCTGCTCCCCGCGCCAAGAAGGGAACGCGATGCCGCCACAGCACCTTGACGACGTTGGCGACCTCTTCCGCTGATTCCGGGAAGACGACGGCCGAAGGGAGGTGTTTATGAATGCTCAACCCGTCGCATTCATACACGAGGAGCTGTTCGGGATCGGTGATGACATCCTCGCTCCCCACGATCTCCTTCAGTTCGGCAATCCACGAGGCCATACGAGGCATTCCCCTCTCCCCACCGGGAGATGTCGTTCTCGAAGCGCGAAGCACTCAGCATAGCGTAGGAGGCGGAAGCTCGCCAAGCCCATGCCTCCATCGCTCACGCGGACGTTCCGCCCATGAGGAGATAGAGGACGGCCATGCGCACAGCGACACCATTGGCGACTTGATCGAGAATGAGCGAATGCGGACCATCGGCGACGTCGGAGGCGATCTCGATCCCGCGATTCATTGGTCCCGGATGTAAGACGAGGACATCCTCTTTCGCCAATCGCAATCGCTCGCGCGTCAGGCCGAACCGAAGGGCATATTCCTTCAGGGAGGGGAAGAAGCACTCCTTCTGCCGTTCGAGTTGGATGCGAAGCGCCATGACGACGTCAGCGCCTTCGAGCGCTTCTTCGAGCTTCGGCGTGACATACAGGCCATCGGGAACCAATTGCTCGTAATGCGGCGGCACGAGCGTCTGCGGGCCGCTCACCCACACGCTCGCTCCGAGCTTCGTCAGCAGATAGATGTTCGAGCGAGCGACGCGACTGTGCAAGAGATCGCCGACGATGGCGACTTTCAATCCCGCGATCCGTCCCTTCCGTTCGCGGATCGTGAAGGCATCCAGGAGGGCTTGCGTGGGATGCTCGTGCGCGCCATCGCCCGCATTGATGACGGGGATGGGAAGATGGCGCGCGAGTTGATGCGGGACGCCCGCCATCGAGTGGCGCACGACCAGCGCATCAATAGCCATCGCCTCCAGCGTCCGCACCGTATCGAGCAGCGTCTCTCCTTTCATCAGGCTGCTCGTCGTCGTGGCGATACTGACCGTATCCGCCGAGAGGCGTTTGGCCGCCAATTCGAAACTCGTGCGCGTGCGCGTCGAGGGCTCGAAGAAGAGGTTCACCACCGTCTTCCCGCGCAGCGTAGGGACTTTTTTGATCTCCCGCTCGGAGACTTCCTTGAACGCCTCAGCGGTATCCAAAATCAGGAGGATCTCTTCGGGATCGAGATCGCGAATTCCGAGCAGGTCTTTCCGCTTGAGATGCGCTCGCGGATGCGAGGGGGAAAGCCCAGTGCGCTCGGACAGCTCGCGCGACGCTTCTTGCCGCTCTCCCTCCAAATCAGGCATCATCGAATGATTCCCTCTCCAACAGAAGGACTCGGTCCTCTCCATCCACTTCGCGGAGCATGACTTTGATGATCTCGTTCCGCTCGGTCGGGATCACGCGCCCCACGAAATCCGCCTGAATGGGCAGCTCGCGATGGCCGCGATCCACGAGCACAGCCAGCCGCACGCGATCCGGTCGTCCGTAGTCCATGAGGTGATCGAGTGCTGCGCGAATCGTTCGCCCCGTGTAAAGCACGTCGTCCACGAGAATGATCACGCGACCGGTGATGTCGCGCGGCAGCTCGCTCGTCTTCACGACGGGATTCGGCGCGATGCGACTCAGGTCATCTCGATAGAAAGTGATGTCCAAGGTGCCGACCGGGAGATCGCGGGCATATCGTTGCCGCAAGATCTCCGCCAAGCGGCGAGCGAGCGGCACGCCCCGCGTGCGAATGCCCACGAGCATCAGCTTGTCGGTCGCGGGCTCAGACGCCGCGATCTCTGCGGCCAATTGCTCGAGCGCTCGCTCGATCTCGTCCGCCGTCATCAACAGCGCTTTCTCTCGCGCGCTCATCGGGCTTACTCCAAAGAGGAGAGAATTGCCGGCGATCCCGTGCTCGACTCTTGGCTCACAGTAGCACCCGCCGCTATCTCGATCAGCTCGACTCGGATCTCCCCGAGCCTTTCCTCGGCCGTGATCATCAACGGCACGCGTCGCTCATCAGCGGAGAGCCAGAGGCGCAGATGAGAGGTCTCGGTCGCTTTCCCCCCAACGGCCTCCACGCGTAATGCGATTTCAAGCGCCTCGAAGCGCCCGAGGCGCGTCTGGATCGAGGTGCGGGA
The genomic region above belongs to Blastocatellia bacterium and contains:
- a CDS encoding FAD-dependent oxidoreductase → MTTPMTSRLIAIIGAGPAGIYAAGKLVEAGHHIVLLNRDIKPGGLAEYGIYFTKHRMKEGIRKQFRRILAHPRVHYFGHVRVGKNGDITLDEVRELLRPAAVLITTGAQGTKFLGIPGEQAPGVYHAKDLVYHYNNLPPFSQRTFLIGQRVAIIGIGNVMVDIAHYLVHARKVEEVIAVARRGPGQRAYTDKEFKAIAANLDVEDLRQELERIRARLEALGENVEELYRELTKYVDAPPEEGPSPTRFRFRFLCAPKEIVLGPEGRPIALRVEDTELVRRDHSIVAKGLGTFWDIPCDTVIFAVGDTVDEGFGLPVRGTEYVTNPHPDPHHPGDEAYQVYDPEKGAVLEGLFVAGWSRKASDGLVGKAKQDGERGAEALLHYVERLPIESVEDLAERLEAFRTHLRARGVRFVEYPDVQRLEDVERREAERRGLEWFKFATDEEMLRAIESTAAVG
- a CDS encoding DUF1992 domain-containing protein; translation: MMEAEGIDVLRLIAERKIAEAIEQGALDNLSLKGRPLDLSCDPLEPPERRLANKVLKNAGLAPLELSLHRELTELRREFARAKDLTEKARLAREIRWLVLQINVMMKTTPSNEWLP
- a CDS encoding heterodisulfide reductase-related iron-sulfur binding cluster; the protein is MMTAVVRALDREAEKLLACIHCGLCVSACPTYLQLGDENDSPRGRLYLMRAAAEGRLPMTSEALTRHIDLCLGCRACETVCPSGVHYGRILEAMRADLARQRVTIGERSMRFLLNHIFTSPRRLKWFLAPARWLRRRASMRKLLEREFLPTRLQLALELLMATSSEDDAALSPSNQRRASPSPLPRDAKRRVAFFAGCVARELFEWTNRATKDVLIAHGCAVEDPPDQVCCGALHAHAGEIETARALARRNIRLFERHTVEAIVVNVAGCGAMLKEYGELLAEDPEYAARARAFAARVRDISEYLVEIGLRPGPRPMKLTVTYDAPCHLYHAQRVTTAPLEVIRRIPGITFVPLVESEMCCGSAGIYNLRHPELAERLLQRKLEHLRRTGADVLLTGNAGCLMYLRRGVRRAGLPIRVMHPIELLALTYE
- a CDS encoding FAD-binding oxidoreductase yields the protein MTTLQKANEVERALISIVGEANILCPAPEAYAIDDRRPSFVVLPETSEEVAAVLRLAHAQDLAVVPMGSGRRLSFGNLPERVDILLSTRRMNRILEYEPADLTASLEAGCPLETFNRVALPYRQWLPFDPPDADRATVGGIAAADDFGPLRHGYGRPRDAIIGLEVAQADGTRIRAGGRVVKNVTGYDLNKLFVGSFGTLGIITRVNFKLRPLPEAEATLLFLDAAWETLASGAREILQSELLPAALLLANEAAMSPLGHGQKALLVRFLETAPAVAYQVERAKALAHSLSLELIELENEASRATWEKLSRLHRLIPTDLRLRLSVLPAHTVEALHTSERALSEWLDLPYLLAQPGTGIVHIGGKLGIESEADLPQVGHSITDLRTTWATRRGQVIVEHAPPKLKRHVDVWGDVGSSLPLMQALKRAFDPKRILSPGRFVAGL
- a CDS encoding tyrosine-protein phosphatase, which gives rise to MRRRRQRGVRMKARVRQLWWIFLLFAALPWAWPQERAALPGLPRFARVADGLYRSGQPSETGFQYLAQLGVRTVIDLRGPGERAARERALVESLGMHYVNIPLSGWRPPRDEAVLHVLMLLADPAARPVLVHCRRGADRTGVIIALYRILYEGWDPERAYREMRAFGFRWYLRGMKRYVWEAPERLRTLMAVRTLHP
- a CDS encoding MBL fold metallo-hydrolase gives rise to the protein MKIHRLRIPTPFPVGPVNVTLLAEDPITLVDSGPRTDEAFAALREQVRACGFSLEQIRRIVLTHSHEDHAGQAARLQALSGATVYAHPWEVERLRPTFDYAAYRHLLAELGVPEEVIAQFEVLRWKLRELIAPISEVALLEDGDELPFERESWRVVHTPGHTPGHIGLFSPSRRILIAGDTVLKHITPNPVLNPDPRDGHRRFPSLRRFLMSVDQLRDLAPTLVVTGHGEEVDDFETYWRDIHRHVRQRQEAMRAALGTQALTPWELSLRLFPDARADQRFLALSETIAHLDFALAEGAVQCERRDGIEFYRWASWSIPTGS